CTGGCAGCGTGAGGGAAAAGAACTGCCTcgtttcttccttcttctgctcTACCAAGTGCTACAAAAATGCAAAGAAGGCTGTTAAAATTCTTCAGCATTGAACTGAGTCAGGAGTGTCATCAGAAGCGACATCAGAATGtcaccagctctctgggcatTCAGGTCTCTCATGTTTCAAATAGCAATGGCGTTAAtgcacagtgaaagaaaatagagaTAAAAAGCCAAACGTTAAATCTTAGTTCTTAAATCCACATCAGTTGCACAAACTATtttgtcccatccctggaggtgttcaaggccaggctaggTAGGGTCCTGGGCAATGTGATCTCGTGCTTGGCTGGCAACACTGCCTACAGCAAGAGGAGTTGGAACaagatgacctttgaggtcccttccagctcaaacattctatgattctatgattctatgattattttcttttcttccaatcAAATGCACAGATAAACAGACTTTGTGCTCCCACCTCAGACACCAGCAAAACGACTCCTTCCTGTGTCTTAAAGGTGTGTTGAGAATGAATCCCTTTAGGAACATCCATGCTTCTGTTGATCTGGATACAAGGGCCAAATATAAATATCCTGCATCTGCTTTTAGCAATCCTTGGTGTGGAGATTCCCACATGTCCTCTGTGGGAgggtggtcaggtgctggaatgggctgcccagggaggtggtggagtcactatctcggaggtgttcaaggaacatttagatgtggtgttgagggatgtgatttagtgagaactattggtggatggtgggactggatgatcttataaggtcttttccaaccttggtgattctatgatttcactATTCTATGACTCCTTCTGCTCTTTATGCTGCCATGAGAGATCCCAGCTGCgattgtattttttcccttttcctcgATGCTTCCATGTTGGCAGCCTCCAATGGCTTACATGTGTGATTTTTCTCCCCTTGTGACATCTGTAGTTGCCACCAGTCGTGGAGCTGAATGTCGGTGGGGAGATGTACACAACAACGCTGAGCACCTTGAAGAAACACCCTGGCTCCAAGCTGGCAGAGATGTTCACCGGCCAGCACAAACTCAGGACAGACTCAAAAGGGAGGATCTTCATTGACAGGCCGGGGACCTACTTCAAATACATCTTGGAGTATCTGCGCAGTAACCAGGTGCCCACCCAGTGCATTCAGGATGTCTACAAGGAAGCTTTGTTCTACGACATCGAACCCTTAATCAAGCAGCTGGAGGAATCCCCTCAGATATTTGGGGAACGTGTGGCAAGGAAGCAATTCCTGGCCCGCGTACCCAACTACAGCGAGAACATTGAACTGATGATCCGCATTGCACGGGCCGAAGCGGTTGCATCCCGCTACTCCAAAGTCATCATATGTGTTGTCAGAACGGAGGAAGACGCGGCCAGGTGTCAGGATGCCTTGAACAGCTTGGATATGGATAAAAAATCTGTGGTGAAATTCGGCCCCTGGAAGGCAGCTCCAGATATATATGATCTACTGGACTGCATTGAAATGGACGTGAAAGACAAAGGGTACAAAATCTCCTTACGGGCTCACGTTGCTGAAAAAGGGTTTCGCTTCAAACCTCAGGATTTCTTCCACATAATCCAGTTCACCTGGTGGTAGCAAAGCGCCTTTCTTGATGGAGAATGGAAGAAACcagttattaaaacaaatgaacttgGGCTGTGGAGACTAAGCCCTGGACTACTGGGGGGGTAGGAAGAAACGCGTGGGCCCATAAAAGTCTCTTGTTTGGTTGTTTGCCAAATTAAAGAACACTTGAGATCCACTGTTTTGTTGGGCATTAACAGCTGTACAGTTTTCAAGGTATGTGTTTTGAAATGGGAGCCAGGTCTGAAGTTGAGCAAAATGCACTCGACCAAAGGGAAATGATTGTGCCCAAATATTTCTTGTGGACATGGAAAGTTGTCCCTCACTAAAAACAGGAACAAATTACTGCCTCTGAGTCCAGACTTGCTACTAGGGTTAGGAGCAGCACATGGACATGTCTCCTACTCTGCCTTATTTTGAGTCATAAATACTAAGAGCTACAGAGCCCATTCACCCCAACCTGCtgtcctcagagccttctcctcaCTGTGAATGCTCCTCATAAGTTAATAATAATCCACAATAAATCTGGTCCACAGATTTATTCCAGGTAAAGACAGACAGTGTGACTATAAAGGACACAGACTAATCTCTAAATGCTCGCTCACATCCGTAATGCTGAACAAAAAGAATCAtctttggaaagcagcagatCAGATTTTGAAGTATTGTTGAGAGAAAAGAGGGGAATACATACAGTCTTTCTTCTGAGTTATatttcactgtttctgatgTATTGACAGGCATGACCTTCTCTGATGGAAAAAGCCATACGTGCACCATTTCAAGTGGAGTCCCTGAAAACTGTGTAAAAACTTGCTCAACTTAGATTTGGATCTTTAATGATCTTATGACAATATCTTTTATAGGCCCCTTACACTTTGGGAtatcctatgattctacaattttaTGAACAAGAGGTATATAATAATATATCGTTATAATCTCTGCGGTGATAAATATGTTTGAAAAGCTCTCTGAATGATACAGAAGTGTTGTCTTTACCGACACCTTCCAAGTAAAAACCCTGGATTCAAAAGCTTTATCTTGATGCTAATGGATTTGAATTGTTCCTAGTTCAGCTGGCTTTCATAAGTGCTCATCCTAATACAAATTTCTCAGCAGTAGAAGCCACTGACCTCGGTGAGGTTCTGTCATAGGTGTGAGGGAACTCTCACTTTTATAACCTTGATCCAAACTGACAGAATCAGCATCTGAAAAGGCCAAAAGGTCTCTCCTCACTgatgacaggtgacaggatgggggaaatggcctcaggtcgaaccaggggaggtttaggttggatatcaggaaaaaatgctttacagaaagggttgttaagcactggaatgggctccccagggaggtgattgagtcaccatcctggaatgtgtttaaaaacagtttggatgtggtgctcagggcatgatttagcagagggctgttagggtagtatggttaggaatagggtagtatggttggagctgatgatctttaaggtcttttccaatctgagcatTTCTATCAGCTATGATCATCTGTGATCCTAACCAAGCAGGTGGTGCCATCCTGGGAGATGGATGGAGGAAGCCTTCAGATATCCAAAAGGAGAGGGAGATCAGTTAGGCATATACTAAGGGTAGAGGAAGAACTAGCAGGCATAAGTCACAAGAAAGATTAgttattagaaaaagaaatacttatAGTAAAGTTAAAGACTCAAGCAGTCAGGCTCTTATGGCTATCAAACTGCTGCTCTAGATAGATAACCTGTCATAGGGGCTCTTTGGTGCTGCAgcctctttcctctctccttgaAGGAGACACATTTGGAGGCTGCATTATGTGTTCGGGTGCATCCAATGCAAAGCTTGCTTTTAATGTCCCAGATACATGCAAGATCAGACTGGACGGGGCTTTGAGtaacctgatggagctgtaggtgtccctgttcattgcaggggagttggaccagatgatctttagaTGAGTTGGGAGTGTATGAAGGGTAATTTTTGCTGTggggatgtgacactgagggataTGGCTGCTGGGCATGGGGGGGTGAGTTGAGGgtggacttggggatcttaaGAGGTCTTTTCTgtccttaatggttctatgacaCGATCTTCGTGTGCCTGCATGGTTTTGCATTGTTTACTGGACACTAAGAAAAAAACTGAGGGAAACACCAACACTTTgcacaaataataaataataaacccACAGCTGAGCTGACTCGCTGCGGTATGTGTGATGGGCATCCCCCTTCGGAGCTGCTGACGTTCGACTCCATACGCCGAGTATTGGTGAGGAAAACCGAGCCCCTGCGCACCCGCTGCGTGACGACATCAGGCTCGAGGCGGAGCAGGCCGCAGCCGCCATCTTGAACGCAGTGCGCGTTCCCATGGCAACACGAGGCCTCCCAGCCCAGACCTCCTGATCATAGAGCGGAACCTCCAGCTGGGAAGAGAGTACTCTCCGTTGGCTACGTCACGAGAGGGCGACTCTATGGTTTGGCGGCGAGGGGAGGGGCAAGTACGGCGGCCGCAACATGGCGGCTCACCTGAAGAAGCGGGTGTACGAGGAGTTCACCAAGGTGGTCCAGGTGAGCGCCGAGAGCTCCGAGCTCTGTAGGGTGACCTCGGTGAGTGTGGGAAGGGCAGTGGTAGCAGCCTGGGGCCTACCTAGCTCGGGAAGGGGGAGTGTTGGAGCTGCTTCAGGGTTGGGGCGGGTTATTGCAGGCCctgggggagagaaggggggTGTGTGGTGGCACCAGCTCAGgagctctttgaaagggtagataatggcaggatAAGGGAAAATGGTTATATGctaaaggagggaagaattaggttggatatcagtgggaagttctttactatgagagcaATGAGGTGCTGgagaacaggctgcctggagaggctgtggatgccccatccatccctggaggtgttcaaggccaggttggatggtgccctgggcagcctggtgtagtattagatatggaagTTGGCAGCCTTGCAGGAAggctggagcttgatgatccttgagatcctttccaacccaaaccattccatgggATGTGCTTCCAGTTTGACAGGCAAGGGAAAGGGCGATGTCTGCCTTCAGGTGCAGGAGCTCCCCCAGTTTGCTCTGGGAAGGATTTGAATGGTGTTTCTGAGTCATGTTGTTCTGTCCCtggcccacagcagcagcatgaggACCTGTCTGCTAAGAAACTGCGGCTGACCAAGCCCAGCAAGTCAGCAGCTCTCCACGTTGACCTGTGTAAAGCCACCTCGCCTGCAGATGCCTTGCAGTACCTGCTGCAGTTTGCCAGGAAGCCTGTGGAAGTGGAGAGTGTGGAAGGGGTTGTTCGGATCCTGCTGGAGCATTATTACAAGGTAATGAAGCTGGGAGCCAAACGTGCTGCCAGAAACCCCATTCTGGCCTTTTTATCTTGGGATGGGGTTGGAGGATGGATGGGAAGCTGCTGTTTCCTGTGCTGTATGAGGAGGGTGAGTGGTTATAATCCTTTACCCGCAGCTCGTGTCACTTGGTGTTAGCAGTTTCAAGACTCAGTGGCAGGGAAGTGAGCCAAGAGGTAATGGCTTCGAGTTGCAAAAGGGGAGGCtgaggttagatattaggaaaaatccCTAAAAGAGTGCTTATGtattggcacaggttgcccagagaggtggtggagtgaCCGTCCCTGGAGATGATCAAGAgttgtggagatgtggcactgagggatgtggtcatggtggggtgggatggggttggacaaaaaattctgaacaaaataaatacaggaatAGATGCTTTATGCTGTCCCCATATGCTGTCCTTTACTTGTTAACTCAAATTTGATCGTTGCTAACAAACTATACGCTATATACTGGAGTGTTCCTTGTAAACGTCCTTGtgctattctttcttttcaattgaatcttctctgttttcatagaatcatagaatggtctgggttggaagagacctcaagaatcatgaagcttcaacccccctggcacaggcagggccaccaacctccacatttaataccatccctggctgcccagggccccatccaacctggccctgaactcctccagggatggatggggcatccacagcctctctgggcagctgttccagcaccccaccactctcatagtaaacaACTTCTCCCTGTCctccaacctaaatcttccctccttcagcttataaccatttcctcttgtcctgctattatctactGTCTCAAAGCATTagctcccctcctgtttgtaggttCCCCTTAGATACCAAAAAGCTTTGAATTGATGCTGAAGCTGTAAGGATGTTATCAGTCTCTgtactgtatttgtttttggaGTGTGACTGTTTGACTTTTCTTTTAGTTCCTTCATTCCTTTACAATATGATAGGCAAATAGGATAGTTTGGTGACCACCCTCTGAAGCGCATCAGAAAAATAACCTACCATTTCCTTATCCCCTACGcttttcactttgctttgctgaCAGTCTAATCAGTGTGTGTCAAAGAATGAGCTGGTTATTGCTGGCAGAAGTGGTGTGCTATCAGACTGATCCCAGAGGGCTCTTTCCAGCTGTTGAGGGTTGTTGGGATGAGGGGTTAGAGATCCAGTGACTTAggggcctgctgctgctcttggagACAACAGTCTGAACTATAGACTGAACAAATTTCTCCTGTTTCCTGCTCACAATCCATCaaaaggagagaggaaacaTCTGCTGTGGTGGGAGACTGCTCAGAAATTAGTAATGCTGATGTTATTTAAACAGGGTTTATTCAAGAGTGCCTTTACAAGAGTGCTGTTGGATTTAGTATGCATGTAGAGGGTTACCCTGTTATTAGCAATGTGTATACATTCCAAATGTGTTATGCTGCTGAAGTCTGTGCATCCTAACACTAATGGAAGTAGTCCACGAGAGTGACTGCTGTGCAAGCACAGCTCTGGAAAGGGAGAATGCTTCTTGGCTCAGTTTAGGATGAGTTTACTTACAAGGGTATCGTTGCTGTTGGAAGCCCAACACTGAAGTCTCTCCTAAACACTGTTGAAGTGCATCATTGCTGTGGTAGAAGAGGTGCAGAATTGCAGTGCATAGTTGCTTGGAGAGAGCTTAGTTTAAAATCCAGACTCCTTTGTGTCCTTCTGTGTTATGTTGGATATCCTTGGTGATGTGAAGGTAGAAGAAGGCTCTCAGTTAGCACTAGGTGTGCAGGTCTGCAGCATACTCATATTAACAGCCCTTTGAAATACGTGAACTCTTAAAGAATTTAAAATTGATGATAATTTCTGAAGCTTATTTCCACCTGTGGCAGCACTTGCAGATGGATCCAGCTAATGTGTGCCActaattacttatttttatacCTTGCTGCcttgggtttgtttgctttatacCTGCCTGGCAGGATTCCTTCCTGCTATGAGGtgaaacagttgttttctttaggCTAAGGAGCCTAGCATTTATCTGGAGTCCAAAAGCCATCAGTGTCTGTTCATCTTCTAAAATCCTCCTACTTGTTCATTAAAACTTAGAAGATATGAACATTAGGTGAAGTTTGGTCCCCTATGCTGAGTTGTAAATGGCTGGATCCTCCTTCCCTGCGAAGTGTTTTGCTTTCCCAGATGAAAAATGAGaggatcataggatggcttggcttgaaaaggaccataatgatcatccagtttcaatccccctgctatgtgcagggtctccaaccaccagaccaggctgcccagagccacatccaacctggccttgaatgcctgcagggatggggcatccacagcctccttgggcaacctgttccagtgcgtcaccaccctctgagtgaaaagcttcctcctaatatctgtTGTTTCCTTCCAGGAGAATGATGCTTCTGTAAGATTAAAGATTGCTTCCTTGCTGGGTTTGTTATCAAAGACTGCAGGATTTTCCCCAGACTGCATTATGGATGATGCAATTAACACACTTCAGAATGAGAGTAAGTCACATTTTTCAGATGCCTTTCAGGCTTTGCTTGAAGTGGAATCTTGTTAGAAGCACGTTGTTTTTCCTTAGTGTACTGCAAAGCAGCTCATCGGGGCCTTCATTTAAGTCCATTTTTCTGTGTTATATTCACTGCTTGTATGTGCTTGATGaagtttagttttattttagtatCATTTAGTGTCAGGTGAATATTAGGCTAAGTTGCTGAGTGTGCAGTGAAAGCTCTCAACAGGGGCTAGAGGAAAATGGTTATTCCATTTAGTCAATGCTAGAGTGCCTACACCTGGAGTACTGTCTCAAGTTTTCACTCCCTAGTGCCAGAGAAATGCTGATAAGGTTGGCAGAGTTAAGCAGAGGGCTGCCAAGGTGGCTGTAGTATGTTATCTGCAAGGAGAAACCAGGGGAGCTGGGCTTCTTCTGACTTCTAAAGGAGAAGGCTCTAGGAGGACCTTCTAACTGGAGTGATTCTGCGGTTCTGGAGCTTAACAAAGAGGTGCATAACCtttccctgctttgttttgcagagtCTCACCAAGTCCTTGCTCAACTGTTGGATACGCTGCTGGTGATTGGCACAAAGCTCACAGAGAACGCATCTGTCAGGATGAGGCTGGTAGAGGTAGCTTGCAAGGTAAGGCTACCTCCCTGAGGATGTAAATACTGCTGaagggcagagctctgctcttgcATGCTGCATTTGGATTCAGAACCTTGGGAGAGCTCAAGGTGCTAAATTTTAAGACCAACTTAAAACCAAATGTGgtgtgagcacagctctgaatgCAGCTAACAAATGTGCAAGCAACACTGGATTCACTGCTCTTTCAGTTACTGCCTCTTGCTTCATATGCTTTTGGAAGCATGTCTGCTATTATTTAGAAACACTATTCCCTGTTCAGAAGTTACTGATAGAAAGCGTTAATGTTAAGCAAGAGTATTTATAATCTGTTCAAGTATTCATCTctgccagaggaaaaaatatgttgtcagtatttccttaattttttttcctactaaaaTATTGACATTTTGTAACTGCTGGAAATTCTACCCTGACCAGCTGTTTATTGTAGAGACAAaagagcaattaaaataaacaattaaaTCTTTTCTTGTGTCACGTAGCATCTGACAGATTCTTCCCATGGTGTAAGAAATAAGTGTCTTCAGTTAATTGGCTGTCTTGGACCAGTGGAAAAAGGTGTTGCAAAAGAAGCTGAAAGCCAGGCTGCCAAAGATGTCCAGAAGATAATAGGAGATCATTTTAATGACCAGGATCCTCGTGTTAGGACAGCAGCTATTAAAGCCATGGTAAGGAGTGCTGGTGTGGTAGAAGAAATTGTTTGGGGGGGGTTGATAAGAAAGCTGGTAAGAATGTACAAATGAATCCAGAGAGGTTTGGACAGGAGCTTATGTAATTAACTCATCAAGTGCCAGTTTAACGTATCAAAATTACTTGGAAAAATGAGATATGTTATGAAATAGAAGAACTTTATGGAATCTCAGAGGATGTTTTAGTGGTTCACAATGATATATTAGGGTAGCacggttaggttgtggttggactttgATGATCctgatggtcttttccaacccaggcAATTCAGTGGTTCTATGAGACCTGCTTCTGCTGTAGGGGAAGAAGCTTCTTAGTGTGGGATATCGTGGTATTGTTATAGGTAAAGCTCTTTCTTTTAGTGAGAAGCCTGTATTTCTTGATTCAGAATTGGCTGCTACAATAATAAGCCCCTATTACTTTAGCATGTAATAGAACACTGCTTGTGACAGGAAACCTTGCGTGTTTAAGTCTGaaaacttgtgtttttctttaagcaatGTTTTGGTTACTGATTTTTATGTGGGATTGAGCAAATTCAGAACTTCTTATATTTGCAGCAATAGAAGCATAAAGAGAACTTTGTGCAGAGAGAACTTTGCTGCTCAGTGGGGGTTCCTGTGACTGTGTGGGTTTGCAGCACTTTCTCTGCTAACCCTTAAGGTTTATAATGTTACTCTATCTAACCTGATGGTGAACagagggaggctgtgatgaggagggttttgcctcttctcccaggcaatgAACAGGatctgaggaaatggctgcaagttgtaccagaggatgtttagattagacataaggagaaacttctctcagagagtggtcaggcactggaatggctgcccagggaggtggtggagttgccatccctggcagtgttaagaggtgtctggatgaggagctatgtGATCTGGTTTAATGGCTTGTCATAGCAACAGTCATGGCAGGATGGTTGGACTCAAcaatcttgtaggtccttttcaaccttgtgattctatgaaaggcaTTTGAATTAATACTGTTAAACTGTGAAGAAGGAAACAAGATGCGTTTGGGAGGATCAGACTGCgtgtggatctgcctgaggTCTCCCTCTGCTGGAGGGattcattttcattctattttgttgctttcttttttcatagGACTATTTACACCTGCCATGTCTTCTGCAATACTATTGAATCAAATCCATATCAAGATTTATGGCCCTCAGTGTAATAGTTTCAGTACAGTGtcagttgttttgctttagttTGGAGCTTGGAAGCATCCTGAATGAATTCAGGGTCCCTGACTGTTCCTCGGGTTCTTAATCGCAGCTTTCCTTGCTACTGTGTTGCTTGTTTACATTAGGAGACAGTGTTTAGTAGGGCAGGTTTTGCTGTACCTCTGGCCTTTAAAATGCACTGCCAGTGCTGCTTTTGGGTTTCAATGTTTGAGTTTCAATGAGTGGTTGTAACTAGCCAGTGCTGCATGATTGCTCGAGAGGCTGAGAATG
The sequence above is a segment of the Excalfactoria chinensis isolate bCotChi1 chromosome 1, bCotChi1.hap2, whole genome shotgun sequence genome. Coding sequences within it:
- the KCTD14 gene encoding BTB/POZ domain-containing protein KCTD14, whose translation is MSISSEPLRKQVPGSLPMLPPVVELNVGGEMYTTTLSTLKKHPGSKLAEMFTGQHKLRTDSKGRIFIDRPGTYFKYILEYLRSNQVPTQCIQDVYKEALFYDIEPLIKQLEESPQIFGERVARKQFLARVPNYSENIELMIRIARAEAVASRYSKVIICVVRTEEDAARCQDALNSLDMDKKSVVKFGPWKAAPDIYDLLDCIEMDVKDKGYKISLRAHVAEKGFRFKPQDFFHIIQFTWW